In one Salvelinus fontinalis isolate EN_2023a chromosome 16, ASM2944872v1, whole genome shotgun sequence genomic region, the following are encoded:
- the LOC129813054 gene encoding uncharacterized protein C14orf132 isoform X2 — protein sequence MDLSFMAAQIPVMTGAFMDSSPNDNYSADHSLFNSSASVHAASAAASAQAQQDDQSSSSDAIWLWIAIIATIGNIVVVGVVYAFTF from the coding sequence atccCAGTCATGACAGGGGCCTTCATGGACTCCTCACCCAATGACAACTACAGTGCCGACCACTCGCTCTTCAACTCCTCGGCCAGCGTCCACGCTGCCTCTGCGGCTGCCTCAGCCCAGGCCCAGCAGGATGACCAGTCTTCGTCCAGTGATGCCATCTGGCTCTGGATTGCCATCATCGCTACTATCGGCAACATTGTGGTGGTGGGAGTGGTCTACGCATTCACATTCTGA